In one window of Rhodopseudomonas palustris HaA2 DNA:
- a CDS encoding thiamine pyrophosphate-dependent enzyme: MSIMTGGEAIVQTLVAHGVDTVFGLPGAQIYGLFDGFAKAQLRVVGARHEQACGYMAFGYARASGRPGVFSVVPGPGVLNAGAALLTAFGCNEPVLCLTGQVPSAYLGKGRGHLHEMPDQLATLRSFIKWAERMEYPGNAPALVARAFQEMMSGRRGPVALEMPWEVFTQRAETAAAIKLDPVVPPQPDPDRVAAAAKLIAASKTPMIFVGSGALDAGDEILELAEAIDAPVVAFRSGRGIVSNRHDLGLTFAAAYRLWPQTDLIIGIGSRMELPTTFRWPFRPDGQKSVRIDIDPAEMRRFSPDASIVADAKAGTRALVDAVSKRGYNKTQGRRATIREATALTLEAIQSVQPQMAYLKILREVLPDDAIVTDELSQVGFASWYGFPIYQPRTFLTSGYQGTLGSGFPTALGAKVACPDKPVVAITGDGGFMFAVQELATAVQFNIGVVTLVFDNSAYGNVRRDQVTQFEGRVVASDLVNPDFVKLAESFGVAASRVGSPDHFRAALEKALAHGGPYLIAIDVPRDSEASPWPFIHPAKP, encoded by the coding sequence ATGAGCATCATGACCGGCGGCGAAGCGATCGTGCAGACCCTCGTCGCGCACGGCGTCGACACCGTGTTCGGCCTGCCCGGCGCGCAGATCTACGGGTTGTTCGACGGCTTCGCAAAGGCGCAACTCCGCGTCGTCGGTGCGCGCCATGAGCAGGCCTGCGGCTACATGGCGTTCGGCTATGCCCGCGCCTCGGGCCGCCCCGGCGTGTTCAGCGTCGTGCCCGGCCCCGGCGTGCTGAATGCCGGCGCGGCGCTGCTCACCGCCTTCGGCTGCAACGAGCCGGTGCTGTGCCTCACCGGTCAGGTGCCGAGCGCCTATCTCGGCAAGGGCCGTGGTCACCTGCATGAGATGCCGGATCAGCTCGCGACGTTGCGCAGCTTCATCAAATGGGCCGAGCGCATGGAGTATCCCGGCAACGCGCCGGCGCTGGTCGCGCGCGCGTTCCAGGAGATGATGAGCGGCCGGCGCGGCCCGGTGGCGCTGGAAATGCCCTGGGAGGTGTTCACCCAGCGCGCCGAGACCGCAGCGGCGATCAAGCTCGATCCGGTCGTACCGCCGCAGCCCGACCCGGACCGCGTCGCCGCCGCCGCGAAGCTGATCGCCGCGAGCAAGACGCCGATGATCTTCGTCGGCTCCGGTGCGCTCGACGCTGGCGACGAGATCCTCGAACTGGCCGAAGCGATCGACGCGCCGGTCGTCGCATTTCGCAGCGGCCGCGGCATTGTCAGTAACCGGCACGACCTCGGCCTGACCTTCGCCGCCGCCTATCGGCTGTGGCCGCAGACCGATCTGATCATCGGCATCGGCTCGCGGATGGAACTGCCGACGACGTTCCGCTGGCCGTTCCGGCCGGACGGCCAGAAGTCGGTGCGGATCGACATCGATCCCGCCGAGATGCGCCGCTTTTCGCCGGACGCTTCGATCGTCGCCGATGCCAAGGCCGGCACTCGTGCGCTGGTCGACGCGGTGAGCAAGCGTGGCTACAACAAGACCCAAGGGCGGCGCGCGACCATTCGCGAGGCGACCGCGCTCACGCTGGAAGCGATCCAGTCGGTGCAGCCGCAGATGGCCTATTTGAAGATCCTGCGCGAGGTGCTGCCGGACGACGCCATCGTCACCGACGAGCTGTCGCAGGTTGGATTCGCCTCGTGGTACGGCTTCCCGATCTACCAGCCCCGCACCTTTCTCACATCGGGCTATCAGGGCACGCTCGGCTCCGGCTTCCCGACCGCGCTCGGCGCCAAGGTCGCCTGCCCCGACAAGCCGGTCGTCGCCATCACCGGCGACGGCGGTTTCATGTTCGCTGTGCAGGAGCTCGCCACCGCGGTGCAGTTCAACATCGGCGTGGTGACGCTGGTGTTCGACAATTCGGCCTATGGCAACGTCCGGCGCGACCAGGTCACCCAGTTCGAAGGCCGCGTGGTGGCGTCCGATCTGGTCAATCCGGATTTCGTCAAGCTCGCGGAATCCTTCGGCGTCGCGGCGTCGCGGGTCGGCTCGCCCGATCACTTCCGCGCCGCGCTGGAGAAGGCGCTGGCGCATGGCGGGCCGTATCTGATCGCGATCGACGTTCCGCGCGACAGCGAAGCCAGCCCCTGGCCGTTCATCCATCCGGCGAAGCCGTGA
- a CDS encoding fumarylacetoacetate hydrolase family protein, translating into MTTPRLATFTVNGLTRYGAVCDHGVVDLSARHANDYPTLREVIAAGALQRIVDEADHTAPDFARDKVVFQPPIPQPEKIICVGVNYPERNAEYKDNTEAPKFPSMFMRTARSFVGHGASLVRPKASKLLDYEGELTLVIGKPGRHIAEADALDHVAAITLCNEGTIRDWVRHAKFNVTQGKNFDHTGGLGPWILPFTDEAQIADIRLTTRVNGDIRQDDRTSRMIFGFRYLIHYISTFTTLVPGDLIITGTPAGAGARSDPPVYLKPGDIIEVEADGIGVLRNGVVDEAD; encoded by the coding sequence ATGACCACTCCTCGCCTCGCCACCTTCACCGTCAACGGCCTCACCCGCTATGGCGCGGTGTGCGATCATGGGGTGGTCGATCTGTCGGCCCGCCATGCCAACGATTATCCGACGCTGCGCGAGGTGATCGCCGCCGGTGCGCTCCAGCGGATCGTCGACGAGGCCGACCACACCGCGCCCGATTTCGCCCGCGACAAGGTCGTGTTTCAGCCGCCGATTCCGCAGCCCGAAAAGATCATCTGCGTCGGCGTCAACTATCCCGAGCGCAACGCCGAATACAAAGACAACACCGAGGCGCCGAAATTCCCGAGCATGTTCATGCGCACGGCCCGCTCTTTCGTCGGCCACGGCGCCTCGCTGGTGCGGCCGAAAGCGTCGAAGCTGCTCGACTATGAGGGCGAGCTGACGCTGGTGATCGGCAAGCCCGGCCGCCACATCGCGGAAGCCGATGCGCTCGACCATGTCGCCGCGATCACGCTGTGCAACGAAGGCACGATCCGCGACTGGGTGCGTCATGCCAAGTTCAACGTCACGCAGGGCAAGAATTTCGATCACACCGGCGGCCTCGGCCCGTGGATCCTGCCGTTCACGGACGAAGCGCAAATCGCCGACATCCGTCTCACCACCCGCGTCAACGGCGATATCCGGCAGGACGACCGCACCTCCCGGATGATCTTCGGCTTCCGCTATCTGATTCACTACATCTCGACCTTCACCACGCTGGTGCCGGGCGATCTGATCATCACCGGCACGCCGGCCGGCGCCGGCGCACGCTCCGACCCGCCGGTGTACTTGAAGCCCGGCGATATCATCGAGGTCGAGGCCGACGGCATCGGCGTGCTCCGCAATGGCGTCGTCGACGAAGCCGACTAG
- the hpaD gene encoding 3,4-dihydroxyphenylacetate 2,3-dioxygenase, producing MPVPQHVFDPPFNIIRCSHVVLDVTDLSASVDFYADIIGLHVEDRDDATAYLRGSEEHQHHSVVLRQADKPAAARLGFRVGTEADLDKAGSFFAENGLIYSFVDRPFQGRTLHVTDPFGFRLEFCASMEKRPHLLRRYELYKGCHPQRLDHFNVFAAETQETIDFYARLGFRLTEYAEEDGDNGRIAAAWMHRKGNVHDFAVTNGRGPRLHHFAYWVPGPLNIIHLCDVMASRGLGLERGPGRHGISNAFFLYVRDPDGHRIELYCSDYQTMDHDHAPLRWSLRDPRRQTLWGAPAPRSWFEQGSDFLGETVREPAFVADVMIAD from the coding sequence ATGCCTGTGCCGCAGCACGTATTCGACCCGCCGTTCAACATCATCCGTTGCAGTCACGTCGTGCTCGACGTCACCGACCTTTCCGCCAGCGTCGATTTCTATGCCGACATCATCGGCCTGCATGTCGAGGATCGCGACGACGCCACCGCCTATCTACGCGGCAGCGAGGAGCATCAGCATCACTCGGTGGTACTGCGCCAGGCGGACAAGCCGGCCGCGGCGCGGCTCGGCTTTCGCGTCGGCACCGAAGCCGATCTCGACAAGGCCGGCAGCTTCTTCGCCGAGAATGGGCTGATCTACAGCTTCGTCGATCGCCCATTCCAGGGCCGCACGCTGCACGTCACCGACCCGTTCGGCTTCCGGCTCGAGTTCTGCGCCAGCATGGAGAAGCGGCCGCATCTTCTGCGCCGCTACGAATTGTACAAAGGCTGTCACCCGCAGCGGCTCGACCATTTCAACGTCTTCGCGGCCGAGACTCAGGAGACCATCGACTTCTACGCCCGGCTCGGCTTTCGCCTCACCGAATACGCCGAAGAGGACGGCGACAACGGCCGCATCGCCGCGGCCTGGATGCATCGCAAAGGCAACGTCCACGACTTCGCCGTCACCAACGGCCGCGGCCCGCGGCTGCATCATTTCGCCTATTGGGTGCCCGGTCCGCTCAACATCATCCATCTCTGCGACGTGATGGCGTCGCGGGGGCTCGGCCTCGAGCGCGGCCCGGGCCGCCACGGCATCTCGAACGCCTTCTTTCTCTACGTCCGCGATCCCGACGGCCATCGTATCGAGCTGTATTGCAGCGACTATCAGACCATGGACCACGACCACGCCCCGCTGCGCTGGTCGCTACGCGACCCGCGCCGGCAGACGCTGTGGGGCGCGCCGGCGCCGCGCTCCTGGTTCGAGCAGGGCTCGGATTTCCTCGGCGAGACGGTTCGCGAGCCGGCATTCGTGGCCGATGTGATGATTGCGGATTGA
- the hpaE gene encoding 5-carboxymethyl-2-hydroxymuconate semialdehyde dehydrogenase, giving the protein MADAAPPKTKADPAAAFQANLDRTAPLLKTLKADGIGHLIDGAIVPSSSGEVFETTSPIDNCVLAQVARGTSDDIDRAAQAAKRAFPAWRDMAASARRKLLHKVADAIEARADDIAVLECIDTGQAHRFMAKAAIRAAENFRFFADKCAEARDGLNTPSDEHWNVSTRVPIGPVGVITPWNTPFMLSTWKIAPALAAGCTVVHKPAEWSPVTADLLSRICKDAGLPDGVLNTVQGFGEEAGKALTEHPAIKAIAFVGETATGAAIMAQGAPTLKRVHFELGGKNPVIVFDDADLDRALDAVVFMIYSLNGERCTSSSRLLIQQSIADAFIDKLAARVRALKVGHPLDPATEVGPLIHQRHLDKVCSYFDIAKNEGATVAVGGARHDGPGGGNYVQPTLVTGARSNMRVAQDEVFGPFLTVIPFKDEADAIAIANDIRYGLTGYIWTGDMGRALRVADALEAGMIWLNSENVRHLPTPFGGMKQSGIGRDGGDYSFEFYMETKHVSLARGTHKIQRLGVM; this is encoded by the coding sequence ATGGCTGATGCCGCTCCACCGAAGACCAAAGCCGATCCGGCCGCGGCATTTCAGGCCAATCTCGACCGCACCGCGCCGCTGCTGAAGACGCTGAAAGCCGACGGCATCGGCCACCTGATCGACGGCGCGATCGTGCCATCGTCGTCCGGCGAGGTTTTCGAGACGACCTCGCCGATCGACAATTGCGTGCTGGCGCAAGTGGCGCGCGGCACCTCTGACGACATCGACCGCGCGGCGCAGGCAGCCAAGCGCGCGTTTCCGGCGTGGCGCGACATGGCGGCATCGGCGCGGCGCAAATTGCTGCACAAGGTGGCGGACGCGATAGAAGCACGCGCCGACGACATCGCCGTGCTGGAATGCATCGACACCGGGCAAGCACATCGCTTCATGGCCAAGGCCGCGATCCGCGCCGCCGAGAATTTCCGGTTCTTCGCCGACAAATGCGCCGAGGCGCGCGACGGGCTGAACACGCCGAGCGACGAGCACTGGAACGTTTCGACCCGGGTGCCGATCGGCCCGGTCGGCGTGATCACGCCGTGGAATACGCCGTTCATGCTGTCGACCTGGAAGATCGCGCCGGCGCTGGCCGCCGGCTGCACCGTCGTGCACAAGCCCGCCGAGTGGTCGCCGGTGACCGCGGATCTGCTGTCGCGAATCTGCAAGGACGCCGGCCTGCCCGACGGCGTGCTCAACACCGTGCAGGGCTTCGGCGAAGAAGCAGGCAAGGCGCTGACCGAACATCCGGCGATCAAGGCGATCGCCTTCGTCGGCGAGACCGCCACGGGTGCGGCGATCATGGCGCAGGGCGCGCCGACGCTGAAGCGGGTGCATTTCGAACTCGGCGGCAAGAACCCGGTGATCGTGTTCGACGACGCCGATCTCGACCGCGCGCTCGACGCCGTGGTGTTCATGATCTACTCGCTCAACGGCGAGCGCTGCACCTCGTCCAGCCGGCTGCTGATCCAGCAATCGATCGCCGACGCCTTCATCGACAAGCTCGCGGCCCGCGTCCGGGCGCTCAAGGTCGGCCATCCGCTCGATCCGGCCACCGAAGTCGGCCCGCTGATCCATCAGCGCCATCTCGACAAGGTGTGCTCCTATTTCGACATTGCGAAGAACGAAGGTGCGACCGTCGCCGTCGGTGGCGCGCGCCACGATGGCCCCGGCGGCGGCAACTACGTTCAGCCAACGCTGGTGACCGGCGCGCGCAGTAACATGCGGGTCGCGCAAGACGAAGTGTTCGGCCCGTTTCTCACGGTGATCCCGTTCAAGGACGAGGCCGACGCGATCGCGATCGCCAACGACATCCGCTACGGCCTCACCGGCTATATCTGGACCGGCGATATGGGCCGCGCGCTGCGCGTCGCCGACGCGCTCGAGGCCGGCATGATCTGGCTGAACTCCGAAAACGTTCGGCATCTGCCGACCCCGTTCGGCGGCATGAAGCAATCCGGCATCGGCCGCGACGGCGGCGACTATTCGTTCGAGTTCTACATGGAAACCAAGCACGTCTCGCTGGCCCGCGGCACGCACAAGATTCAGAGACTGGGGGTTATGTAG
- a CDS encoding 5-carboxymethyl-2-hydroxymuconate Delta-isomerase — translation MPHFTIEYSANLEDRVEMAAVVELVRGTAIETGIFPVGGVRVRAIRCEHYAIADGRAGFAFLAMLLRLGEGRDLAARKRAGEHIFSELSRYLDPLFADEGFALSFDMQINDKETSWKRNSIHDLLIAEARHG, via the coding sequence ATGCCGCATTTCACCATCGAATATTCCGCCAATCTGGAGGACCGCGTCGAGATGGCGGCCGTCGTCGAACTGGTCCGCGGCACCGCGATCGAGACCGGGATCTTTCCGGTCGGCGGCGTGCGTGTCCGCGCGATCCGCTGCGAGCACTACGCCATCGCCGATGGCCGCGCCGGCTTCGCCTTCCTCGCGATGCTGCTGCGGCTCGGCGAAGGCCGCGACCTCGCCGCACGCAAGCGCGCCGGCGAGCACATCTTTTCCGAGCTGTCGCGCTATCTCGACCCGCTGTTCGCCGATGAAGGTTTCGCGCTGTCGTTCGACATGCAGATCAACGACAAAGAGACCTCCTGGAAGCGAAACTCGATCCACGATCTTCTGATTGCCGAGGCGCGCCATGGCTGA
- the hpaH gene encoding 2-oxo-hept-4-ene-1,7-dioate hydratase, giving the protein MALSTNEIRAAAERLHQAEKTRIQIRQLSLDHPAIDIGDAYAIQHAWIDLKRAEGRTIRGHKIGLTSKAMQSQLSIDEPDSGVLLDDMFFADGGTVPTDHFIATRIEAELAFVIRHRLEGPNCTIFDVLNATDFVVPALEILDTRVQRVDPDTKATRKIYDTIADNAANAGIVLGGRPIRPLDTDLRWIGALVSRNGQLEETGLAAGVLNHPATAVAWLANKIAASGLALEPGQTVLAGSFIRAIECRKGDTIQADYGPYGTVSCYFG; this is encoded by the coding sequence ATGGCGTTGTCGACGAACGAGATTCGCGCCGCAGCCGAACGGCTGCACCAGGCCGAAAAGACCAGAATTCAGATCCGGCAGCTCTCGCTCGACCATCCGGCGATCGACATCGGCGACGCCTACGCCATCCAGCACGCCTGGATTGATCTCAAGCGCGCCGAGGGTCGCACAATTCGCGGCCACAAGATCGGGCTGACCTCGAAAGCGATGCAGAGCCAGCTTTCGATCGACGAGCCGGATTCCGGCGTGCTGCTCGACGACATGTTCTTCGCCGACGGCGGCACCGTACCCACCGACCATTTCATCGCCACGCGGATCGAGGCCGAGCTCGCCTTCGTCATCAGGCATCGCCTCGAAGGCCCGAATTGCACGATCTTCGACGTCCTCAACGCCACCGACTTCGTCGTTCCCGCACTGGAAATTCTCGATACCCGCGTGCAGCGCGTCGATCCGGACACCAAGGCGACGCGCAAGATCTACGACACCATCGCCGACAATGCGGCGAATGCCGGCATCGTGCTCGGTGGCCGGCCGATCCGACCGCTCGACACGGATCTGCGTTGGATCGGCGCGCTGGTGAGCAGGAACGGCCAACTCGAAGAGACCGGGCTCGCCGCCGGCGTGCTCAACCATCCGGCCACCGCGGTGGCATGGCTCGCCAACAAGATCGCAGCCTCGGGGCTGGCGCTGGAACCGGGGCAGACCGTGCTGGCAGGATCGTTCATCCGCGCTATCGAATGCCGCAAGGGCGACACGATTCAGGCCGACTACGGTCCCTACGGCACCGTGAGTTGCTACTTCGGCTGA
- the hpaR gene encoding homoprotocatechuate degradation operon regulator HpaR, which produces MRRFSRSLPMALLRGREAVMRHFRPLLRAHGLSEQQWRILRALTEVEAIEVTELADRAFLLGPSLSRMLRDLEARKWIARKPAKDDQRRSRVSITPKGLKLIETVAPFSEQIYADIARHFGDAKLAALQDMLGALEADLTRMPVRHAADAVDSGPDFRSTVRSKRRPAKSTAAKGGRR; this is translated from the coding sequence ATGCGCAGGTTCTCGCGCTCCCTGCCGATGGCGCTGCTGCGCGGACGCGAGGCGGTGATGCGGCATTTCCGGCCGCTACTGCGGGCTCATGGCCTCAGCGAGCAACAATGGCGGATCCTGCGGGCGCTCACCGAGGTCGAGGCGATCGAGGTCACCGAATTGGCCGACCGCGCTTTCCTGCTCGGGCCAAGTCTGTCGCGGATGCTGCGCGATTTGGAGGCGCGCAAGTGGATCGCGCGGAAGCCGGCAAAGGACGATCAGCGGCGCAGCCGGGTGTCGATCACGCCCAAGGGGCTGAAACTGATCGAGACCGTCGCACCGTTTTCCGAGCAGATCTATGCGGACATCGCTCGTCATTTCGGTGATGCGAAGCTCGCTGCGCTGCAGGACATGTTGGGCGCGCTGGAAGCCGATTTGACGAGGATGCCGGTGCGGCATGCGGCCGATGCGGTGGACAGCGGACCGGATTTTCGGTCAACTGTACGGAGCAAACGACGGCCGGCGAAAAGCACGGCCGCAAAGGGAGGGCGACGATGA
- a CDS encoding malate/lactate/ureidoglycolate dehydrogenase produces the protein MVTIKVDRLIGFVAEVFERAGSSKEEARRIGSYLTTANLTGHDSHGVIRVPVYIRWRNAGAVHPDQVVGVPVDLPSLAVVDGKYGYGQTVGPQAVRIGIDKCKAQGLSAVGLKNAGHIGRIGDWAEMAAAEGLVSIHFVTAAGSILVAPYGGVERRLSTAPYCVGVPRPGAPPVVLDFATSIVAEGKVLVAARGGKQLPKGALINPDGTFSEDPATLYGPFEKDGPINHVNGAGAIRAFGEHKGSGLALICELLGGALSGNGATGPDRPFANGMFSIYVDPQRIDPEHVFDAEVTRYIDYFRSAKTTAGTEAVLIPGDPELRTRAERTANGVPLSDDTWAAIVATAREVGVAEAAIQAAVA, from the coding sequence ATGGTGACAATCAAGGTCGACCGACTGATCGGTTTCGTCGCCGAAGTGTTCGAGCGCGCCGGCTCCTCGAAAGAGGAGGCGCGCCGGATCGGCAGCTATCTCACCACCGCCAATCTCACCGGCCACGACAGCCACGGCGTGATCCGCGTGCCTGTCTATATCCGCTGGCGCAATGCCGGCGCTGTGCATCCGGATCAGGTCGTCGGCGTGCCGGTCGACCTGCCCTCGCTGGCCGTGGTCGACGGCAAGTACGGCTACGGCCAGACCGTCGGGCCGCAGGCGGTGCGGATCGGCATCGACAAGTGCAAGGCGCAGGGGCTTTCGGCGGTCGGCCTGAAGAACGCCGGCCATATCGGCCGGATCGGCGACTGGGCGGAGATGGCGGCGGCCGAGGGGCTGGTGTCGATCCATTTCGTCACTGCGGCTGGTTCGATCCTGGTCGCGCCCTATGGCGGCGTCGAGCGACGACTGTCGACCGCGCCTTATTGCGTCGGCGTGCCGCGGCCGGGCGCTCCGCCGGTGGTGCTCGATTTTGCGACCTCGATCGTCGCCGAGGGCAAGGTGCTGGTCGCGGCGCGCGGCGGCAAGCAACTGCCGAAGGGCGCGCTGATCAATCCCGACGGCACCTTCAGCGAAGACCCCGCGACGCTGTATGGCCCGTTCGAGAAGGACGGTCCAATCAATCACGTCAACGGCGCCGGAGCGATCCGTGCGTTCGGCGAGCACAAGGGCTCGGGGCTGGCGCTGATCTGCGAATTGCTCGGCGGCGCTTTGAGCGGCAACGGCGCCACAGGGCCGGACCGGCCGTTCGCCAACGGCATGTTCTCGATCTATGTCGATCCGCAGCGGATCGATCCCGAGCACGTGTTCGACGCCGAGGTCACGCGCTACATCGATTACTTCAGGAGTGCGAAGACCACAGCCGGCACCGAAGCGGTGTTGATCCCCGGCGATCCGGAATTGCGCACCCGTGCCGAGCGCACCGCCAACGGCGTGCCCTTGTCCGACGACACCTGGGCCGCCATCGTCGCCACCGCGCGCGAAGTCGGCGTCGCCGAGGCTGCGATTCAGGCGGCCGTGGCGTGA
- a CDS encoding HpcH/HpaI aldolase family protein — translation MANKVKQLWASGKAVVNAWLAIPSGFSAEVMAQCGFDSVTVDIQHGVQDYQSMVACFQAMNGHPVTPMVRVPWNEPGIIGKVLDGGAYGVICPMVNTKEEAEAFVQSCKYPPRGTRSNGPIRAGMYGAGGSYQDTANVETLCIPMIETRTAVENMEAILDVEGIAGVYVGPSDLGYSYGLVPKLDREEPEILKIYDKLLKECDKRGIYPGIHCSGPAGAAKNIAMGFKLVTLLNDSGIMATAAKQWVGETRQNSGGKA, via the coding sequence ATGGCAAACAAGGTGAAACAGCTCTGGGCCTCCGGCAAGGCGGTGGTGAATGCGTGGCTGGCGATCCCGTCCGGCTTCTCGGCCGAGGTGATGGCGCAATGCGGCTTCGACAGCGTGACCGTCGACATCCAGCACGGCGTGCAGGACTATCAATCGATGGTGGCCTGTTTTCAGGCGATGAACGGCCATCCGGTGACGCCGATGGTGCGGGTGCCTTGGAACGAGCCGGGCATCATCGGCAAGGTGCTGGACGGCGGCGCCTATGGGGTCATCTGCCCGATGGTGAATACCAAGGAGGAGGCCGAGGCATTCGTGCAATCTTGCAAATATCCGCCGCGCGGCACCCGTAGTAACGGGCCGATCCGCGCCGGGATGTATGGCGCCGGTGGCAGCTATCAGGACACGGCCAACGTCGAGACGCTGTGCATCCCGATGATCGAGACCCGCACTGCGGTCGAGAACATGGAGGCGATCCTCGACGTCGAAGGCATCGCCGGCGTCTATGTCGGGCCGAGCGACCTCGGCTATTCCTACGGGCTGGTGCCGAAGCTCGACCGCGAGGAGCCGGAGATCCTGAAGATCTACGACAAATTGCTGAAGGAATGCGACAAGCGCGGCATCTACCCGGGCATCCATTGTTCGGGCCCGGCCGGCGCCGCCAAGAACATCGCGATGGGCTTCAAGCTGGTCACGCTGCTCAACGACAGCGGCATCATGGCGACCGCCGCGAAGCAATGGGTCGGCGAGACGCGGCAGAATTCGGGCGGCAAGGCGTAG